The Coffea arabica cultivar ET-39 chromosome 1e, Coffea Arabica ET-39 HiFi, whole genome shotgun sequence genome has a window encoding:
- the LOC140007968 gene encoding protein ALWAYS EARLY 3-like — protein sequence MAPARKSRSVNKRHLSINEVSPIKGSSNGRRNSKRKRKPTNKLGPQWSKEEITRFYEAYRKYGQDFKKVAAAVRNRSVDMVDALFSMNRAYLALPEGTASVIGLVAMMTDYYSNLAITDSEQESNDGAGASRKAQRHTEGKGQPSTTKASDGHFSRSPTVTAGYGFQSLLKKKRSGGSRARAVGKRTPRVPVAYSYENNKGEKFFSTTRRGDDDVAHEIALALTEASQRGGSPQVSQTPSRRTESVMSSPARNAETRRAELKMANYKHVESDVDEEELEGSMEADTGELSRYKTYLKQTGRVGSLVPKGRRFDGKRLDVDDSSDNHLEDTREACSGTEEGQRFGAARYADARNSKSSYQGPRKRSKKVLFRRDEDSAFDALQTLADLSLMLPAEANEDESMVEIKDEHVDHVDESGSLEAIPAPHQRDKRRSSGQKIKGDQSTMARLEMASTKIPKSGKMSLYDVSVVPEVKDEVYPSKSIRKKPKILTSKIRKSETHVNSQLSEPQEAETRDLGKMIKNKKSSHSSSPKLVKNVEHSSSADPRIEGSDSAQSTIQAPPANQVNLLTRVRSRRKRDLNKPQIQKDLKLSEKISNDRSNVPLASVNDTAFSVKGKLANCLSNHRLRRWCAYEWFYNAIDYPWFAKREFVEYLYHVGLGHVPRLTRVEWGVIRSSLGKPRRFSQQFLKEEKEKLNKYRDSVRTHYTELRKGIREGLPTDLARPLTVGQRVIAIHPKTREIHDGSVLTVDHSRCRVQFDRPELGVEFVMDVDCMPLDPMENIPTMLARHIAVDKFFENYNELRMNEQAKEYIKISSGDNVENINGLSNLSSSTYPVTNLLKQTKVAPEDANLQTRAVQMETPTHTYSQPCIPAQVQAKEADVQALAQLTRALDKKEAVVSELKRMNDDVVENCSLKESESFKKQYAAVLVQLHEVNEQVSSALICLRQRNTYQGNISLGWPRPVANLGDPGSMLSSLDCSTSQSQDSGSHISEIIESSRKKARSMVDVALQAMSSLKGRENTFEKIEEAIDYVNEQLPSDDSSVPAAPDPNLKNATDRNEAQIPSELITQCVATLLMIQKCTERQFPPADVAQILDSAVTSLKPCCPQNLPVYTEIQKCMGIVRNQILALIPT from the exons ATGGCTCCAGCAAGAAAGTCTAGAAGTGTCAATAAACGTCATTTGTCGATCAATGAGGTTTCTCCTATTAAAGGTTCCAGTAATGGTAGAAGAAATAGTAAGCGG AAGCGAAAACCAACTAACAAGCTTGGGCCTCAATGGAGCAAGGAAGAGATAACTCGTTTTTATGAAGCATATCGGAAGTATGGTCAAGACTTTAAAAAG GTGGCTGCTGCTGTGAGAAATCGCTCTGTTGACATGGTGGACGCCCTGTTCTCAATGAATAGG GCTTACTTAGCTCTTCCAGAAGGGACTGCTTCAGTAATTGGGCTGGTTGCAATGATGACAGACTACTACAGCAATTTG GCAATAACTGACAGCGAACAAGAAAGCAATGATGGTGCTGGAGCATCTCGAAAAGCTCAAAGGCACACTGAGGGAAAAGGTCAGCCTAGTACCACCAAAGCATCTGATGGACATTTTTCTCGTTCCCCAACTGTAACAGCAGGCTATGGTTTCCAATCATTGCTGAAGAAGAAGCGGTCAGGAG GAAGCAGAGCTCGTGCTGTGGGGAAAAGGACACCACGGGTCCCTGTTGCGTACTCTTATGAAAACAACAAGGGGGAGAAGTTCTTTTCAACTACCAGGCGGGGTGATGATGATGTTGCTCATGAGATAGCGTTGGCTTTGACAGAGGCTTCACAAAGAGGTGGTTCTCCCCAGGTTTCTCAAACACCAAGCAGAAGAACAGAAAGTGTTATGTCATCTCCTGCTCGGAATGCAGAAACCAGG CGTGCTGAACTCAAAATGGCTAATTACAAGCATGTAGAAAGTGATGTGGATGAAGAAGAATTAGAGGGTAGTATGGAAGCTGACACTGGAGAACTATCAAGGTACAAAACTTATTTAAAGCAAACTGGACGTGTTGGTAGTTTGGTCCCGAAAGGAAGAAGATTCGATGGAAAGAGGCTAGATGTTGATGATAGCAGTGACAATCATTTGGAAGACACAAGGGAAGCATGTAGTGGGACGGAAGAAGGTCAACGATTTGGTGCAGCGAGATATGCAGATGCTAGAAATTCCAAGTCGTCTTACCAAGGTCCAAGGAAGAGGAGTAAAAAGGTTCTTTTCAGAAGAG aTGAAGATTCTGCATTTGATGCCTTGCAAACTTTGGCTGATTTATCCTTGATGTTGCCAGCAGAAGCAAATGAAGATG aGTCGATGGTGGAAATTAAAGATGAACATGTTGATCATGTGGATGAATCTGGTTCATTAGAGGCAATACCTGCACCACATCAGAGGGACAAGCGTAGATCTTCAGGGCAGAAAATAAAAGGAGATCAATCAACGATGGCTAGACTGGAAATGGCTTCTACCAAAATTCCAAAATCGGGAAAGATGTCTCTTTATGATGTTAGTGTTGTTCCTGAAGTGAAAGACGAAGTTTACCCCTCTAAATCTATTCGCAAGAAACCAAAGATACTGACATCTAAG ATCCGGAAGTCCGAAACTCATGTGAATAGTCAACTGAGTGAGCCTCAGGAGGCTGAG ACTAGAGATTTGGGGAAGATGATTAAGAACAAGAAATCTTCTCACAGTTCTtcaccaaaattggtaaaaaatgTTGAACATTCTTCTAGTGCTGATCCAAGAATAGAGGGAAGTGATTCCGCTCAATCAACCATACAGGCCCCTCCTGCAAACCAAGTTAACTTGCTAACCAGAGTAAGGAGCAGGCGCAAGAGGGACCTGAACAAACCGCAAATTCAGAAAGATTTGAAGCTTTCAGAGAAAATTTCAAATGACAGGTCTAATGTACCTTTAGCCTCAGTTAATGATACGGCATTTAGTGTTAAG GGAAAACTTGCCAATTGCTTATCTAATCACCGACTAAGGAGATGGTGTGCATATGAATGGTTTTACAATGCTATTGATTACCCTTGGTTTGCTAAAAGAGAGTTTGTGGAGTATCTGTATCATGTTGGATTGGGCCATGTTCCAAGGCTAACTCGTGTAGAGTGGGGTGTGATAAGGAG TTCACTGGGAAAACCTCGGCGTTTTTCTCAACAGTTTTTGaaggaagaaaaggagaaaCTTAATAAATATAGGGATTCTGTAAGGACCCATTACACTGAATTGCGCAAAGGTATCAGAGAAGGACTCCCGACAGATCTTGCTAGACCTTTGACAGTTGGCCAACGTGTTATAGCTATCCAcccaaaaacaagagaaattcATGATGGTAGTGTGCTAACAGTTGATCACTCCAGGTGCCGGGTTCAATTTGACCGTCCCGAGCTGGGTGTTGAATTTGTTATG GATGTTGATTGCATGCCCTTAGATCCTATGGAAAATATCCCCACAATGCTTGCAAGGCACATTGCCGTTGATAAGTTTTTTGAGAACTACAATGAGCTGAGGATGAATGAACAAGCAAAAGAGTACATAAAAATTTCATCTGGTGACAACGTGGAGAACATCAATGGGCTTTCTAATTTGTCTTCATCAACTTACCCTGTAACTAATCTATTAAAGCAGACAAAG GTGGCACCAGAAGATGCCAATTTGCAGACTAGGGCTGTACAGATGGAAACACCCACTCACACATATTCTCAGCCTTGTATACCTGCTCAAGTTCAGGCGAAGGAAGCTGATGTTCAGGCTCTTGCTCAGCTTACCCGTGCTCTGGATAAAAAG GAAGCGGTAGTTTCAGAGTTGAAGCGTATGAATGATGATGTAGTGGAAAATTGCTCACTTAAGGAGTCAGAGTCTTTTAAAAAGCAATATGCGGCAGTTCTTGTACAGTTACACGAAGTAAATGAACAG GTTTCTTCTGCTTTGATTTGCTTGCGACAGAGGAATACATATCAAGGAAACATTTCACTTGGATGGCCAAGACCAGTAGCCAATTTGGGTGATCCTGGTTCCATGTTGAGCTCTTTGGATTGCTCTACCAGCCAGTCGCAGGATTCTGGATCTCATATCAGTGAAATTATTGAAAGTTCAAGGAAAAAAGCAAGATCCATGGTAGATGTAGCATTGCAG GCCATGTCCTCGCTTAAAGGTAGGGAGAATACATTTGAGAAGATTGAGG